Proteins co-encoded in one secondary endosymbiont of Trabutina mannipara genomic window:
- the rnt gene encoding ribonuclease T: MDKLVNLENINTLSIRFRGFYPVVIDVETAGFNAGTDALLEIAAVTLKMDKKGWLHADNTLHFHITPFHGAQLQPEALAFNGIDPLNPLRGAVTEHEALHKIFKMVRKGIKEHDCNRAIIVAHNAAFDHDFLMVAASRADLKNNPFHPFVTFDTAALSGLVLGQTVLAKACNAAGIEFDNNEAHSALYDTERTAALFCELVNRWKRLGGWPVVDLP, from the coding sequence ATGGATAAACTAGTTAACTTAGAAAATATAAATACTCTTAGTATTCGCTTTAGAGGTTTTTATCCGGTTGTTATTGATGTAGAAACCGCTGGTTTTAATGCTGGAACTGATGCTCTATTAGAAATAGCTGCTGTAACATTAAAAATGGATAAAAAAGGATGGTTACATGCTGACAATACTCTTCATTTTCATATTACTCCTTTTCATGGAGCGCAGCTACAACCTGAAGCTTTGGCATTTAATGGAATAGATCCGCTAAATCCTTTACGTGGTGCTGTTACTGAGCACGAGGCTTTACATAAGATATTTAAAATGGTACGTAAAGGTATTAAAGAGCACGATTGCAATCGTGCTATTATTGTTGCTCATAATGCAGCTTTTGATCATGATTTTTTAATGGTAGCTGCAAGTCGTGCCGATTTAAAAAACAACCCATTTCATCCTTTTGTTACTTTCGATACAGCAGCATTAAGTGGACTAGTACTTGGCCAGACTGTACTAGCAAAAGCTTGTAACGCTGCTGGTATAGAATTTGACAATAACGAAGCGCATTCAGCATTATATGATACTGAACGTACAGCAGCTCTATTTTGTGAATTAGTTAATCGATGGAAACGTTTAGGTGGCTGGCCGGTAGTAGATTTACCTTAA
- a CDS encoding riboflavin synthase subunit alpha produces MFTGIIQATAPIIAIKEKKFFRTHYVRLPVALLPNLNIGASVAHNGCCLTVTGINGNLVSFDIMKETLRITNLGNLKVGDEINIERAAKINSEISGHLISGHIICIAELIKIIISENNLNIWFSLHDNTLIKYVMHKGYIAVDGISLTLGKVVNNCFCVHLIPETLLRTTLGKKLLGDSVNIEIDSHTQLIVNTVEQLLAKKIY; encoded by the coding sequence ATGTTTACGGGAATAATTCAAGCTACTGCGCCCATTATAGCGATTAAAGAAAAAAAATTTTTTCGTACTCATTATGTACGATTACCGGTAGCGTTATTACCCAACTTGAATATTGGCGCCTCAGTAGCACATAATGGTTGTTGTTTGACAGTTACTGGAATTAATGGTAATTTAGTAAGTTTTGATATAATGAAAGAAACGCTCAGAATAACTAATTTAGGCAACCTTAAGGTAGGTGATGAGATTAATATAGAGAGAGCGGCAAAGATTAATTCAGAAATTAGCGGTCATCTAATATCAGGACATATTATTTGTATCGCTGAATTAATTAAAATTATTATATCAGAAAATAACCTAAACATTTGGTTTTCATTACACGATAATACACTAATAAAATATGTTATGCATAAAGGATATATTGCCGTAGACGGCATTAGCTTAACACTGGGAAAAGTAGTTAATAATTGCTTTTGTGTGCATCTAATACCTGAAACATTGCTACGTACTACATTAGGTAAAAAACTACTAGGTGACAGTGTCAATATCGAAATTGATTCACATACACAGTTAATTGTTAATACTGTAGAACAGTTATTAGCAAAAAAAATTTATTAA
- the rlmE gene encoding 23S rRNA (uridine(2552)-2'-O)-methyltransferase RlmE: protein MTTKKRSASSIFWLKEHFNDKYVQHAQKKQLRSRAWFKLHQIQQSDNIFYPGITVVDLGSSPGGWSKYVVMQIGNKGRVIACDILPMESIVGVEFIQGDFRNPLVLNSLIEVIGKKKVQVVLSDMAPNISGTPEVDIPKTMYLVELALDMCLDVLAPGGSFLVKIFQGENFDKYLHTISSLFKKVKIRKPEASRASSREVYIVAKERKL from the coding sequence ATGACTACTAAAAAGCGTTCTGCAAGTTCTATTTTTTGGCTAAAAGAACATTTTAATGATAAATATGTTCAGCATGCACAAAAAAAACAACTGCGTTCTCGTGCTTGGTTTAAACTTCATCAAATACAACAAAGCGACAATATATTTTATCCAGGAATAACTGTAGTAGATTTAGGATCTTCACCTGGAGGTTGGTCTAAATATGTTGTTATGCAGATAGGCAACAAAGGTCGTGTTATTGCATGTGATATACTTCCAATGGAGTCAATAGTAGGCGTAGAGTTTATACAAGGTGATTTTCGTAACCCATTAGTGTTAAATTCTTTGATTGAAGTTATAGGTAAAAAAAAAGTACAGGTAGTGCTATCAGATATGGCTCCTAATATAAGCGGTACTCCGGAAGTTGATATTCCTAAAACTATGTATCTAGTTGAATTAGCACTGGATATGTGTCTAGATGTTCTTGCACCAGGTGGTAGTTTTTTAGTTAAAATTTTTCAGGGAGAAAATTTTGATAAGTACCTGCATACAATAAGTTCTCTTTTTAAGAAGGTAAAAATACGAAAACCTGAAGCTTCTCGTGCTAGTTCAAGAGAAGTGTATATTGTAGCTAAAGAACGTAAATTATAG
- the infB gene encoding translation initiation factor IF-2, with the protein MTDVNMKSLAAEIQIPVDHLIKQFADAGIDKTAADSVTEMEKKIFFAYLNNRNILSNKLTLQHKIRSTLNISSTGGKNKSIQIEVRRKRNYQQVQEQAEEKAKRDAEEKAKRDAEEKAKRDAEEKAKCDAEEKAKRKKDKTKRKELAEFKRKDKMHHEEKLYKKADKKRIFTEKVGNNFFDNASLDEDLINYIEGDRRRNPVVKYSNKKTSSLSEEDNADIEESRAVGRKNKSKISTLLHSFNKPTKVLNRDVIIGETITVAELAKKMAIKGSQVIKKMMKLGAATTSNQVLDQETAQLIAEEMGHNVILRLENELEKSLMYERNTDTPELRAPVVTIMGHVDHGKTSLLDYIRIAKVAAEEVGGITQHISAYHFKTDKGMITFIDTPGHAAFTAMRARGVQITDIVVLVVAADDGVMLQTIEAIKHAKAAKVPIVVAVNKIDKLEADPDRVKNELIQYDLLPEEWGGENQFVHVSAKTGSGIDKLIEAILLQAEILELKAIHKGMASGVVIESFLDKGLGPVAIVLVLEGTLNRGDVVICGIEYGRVRAMRNEFDFDLESAGPSVPVKILGLSGIPAAGDKVTVVRDDKKAREVAIYRQGKFREIKLALQQKSKLEKMENMFAITKSEVSELNIVLKSDVQGSAEAISNALKNLSNDEVKVKIIVSGVGSINETDVTLAAASNAIILGFNVRADNYVNKLLESEKLEIRYYSVIYDLLNEVKQAMNSMLLPAYKQEIVGIAKVSDVFNSPKLGVIAGCIVTEGVVKCHNPIRILRKNIVIYKGEIESLRHFKDDVNEVRNGLTCGIGIKNYNNIILGDVIEVFKNVEIKNTIA; encoded by the coding sequence ATGACAGATGTAAATATGAAATCGCTCGCTGCTGAAATACAGATTCCAGTGGATCACCTGATAAAGCAATTTGCTGATGCTGGTATTGATAAAACAGCAGCTGATTCTGTAACTGAGATGGAAAAAAAAATTTTTTTTGCGTATTTAAACAATAGAAATATTCTGTCTAATAAATTAACTTTGCAACATAAAATACGTAGTACTTTAAATATTTCTTCTACAGGCGGTAAAAATAAATCGATACAAATTGAAGTACGCAGAAAGCGCAATTATCAACAAGTGCAAGAGCAAGCTGAAGAAAAAGCAAAGCGTGACGCTGAAGAAAAAGCAAAGCGTGACGCTGAAGAAAAAGCAAAGCGTGACGCTGAAGAAAAAGCAAAGTGTGACGCTGAAGAAAAAGCAAAGCGTAAAAAAGATAAAACTAAGCGTAAAGAACTAGCAGAATTTAAACGCAAAGATAAAATGCATCATGAAGAAAAGCTTTATAAAAAAGCTGATAAAAAACGTATTTTTACTGAAAAAGTAGGTAATAATTTTTTTGATAATGCATCTTTAGATGAAGATCTTATTAACTATATTGAAGGTGATCGTCGCCGTAATCCAGTTGTTAAATATAGCAATAAAAAAACAAGTAGCTTATCAGAAGAAGATAATGCTGATATCGAAGAATCAAGAGCAGTAGGTCGTAAAAATAAAAGCAAAATAAGCACATTACTGCATAGTTTTAATAAGCCAACCAAAGTTTTGAACCGCGATGTAATCATAGGTGAAACTATTACAGTAGCAGAATTAGCTAAAAAAATGGCTATAAAAGGATCGCAGGTCATTAAAAAAATGATGAAACTAGGTGCGGCTACTACTAGCAACCAAGTTCTTGATCAAGAAACTGCGCAACTAATAGCAGAAGAAATGGGTCATAATGTTATTCTACGTCTTGAAAACGAGTTAGAAAAATCATTAATGTATGAACGAAATACTGATACTCCAGAATTACGTGCGCCAGTAGTAACTATAATGGGACATGTAGATCACGGTAAAACATCTCTGCTCGACTATATTCGCATTGCAAAAGTGGCTGCAGAAGAGGTAGGTGGTATTACGCAGCATATTAGCGCCTATCATTTTAAAACAGATAAAGGCATGATAACTTTCATTGATACACCAGGTCATGCAGCATTTACAGCAATGAGAGCTCGTGGTGTGCAGATAACTGACATAGTAGTACTAGTAGTAGCTGCAGATGACGGAGTGATGCTGCAGACAATTGAAGCAATTAAGCATGCAAAAGCCGCTAAAGTACCGATAGTAGTTGCTGTTAACAAAATTGATAAACTGGAAGCAGATCCAGATAGAGTAAAAAATGAACTGATACAATACGATCTTCTTCCAGAAGAATGGGGTGGTGAAAATCAATTTGTACATGTTTCTGCTAAAACTGGCTCTGGAATTGATAAATTAATTGAAGCAATTTTGCTGCAAGCGGAAATTTTAGAACTAAAAGCAATCCACAAAGGAATGGCCTCTGGTGTCGTAATAGAATCTTTTTTAGATAAAGGACTAGGTCCAGTTGCTATAGTGCTAGTACTTGAAGGTACTCTTAATCGGGGTGATGTTGTTATTTGTGGTATTGAATATGGTCGTGTGCGTGCTATGCGCAATGAATTTGATTTCGATTTAGAATCTGCGGGACCATCTGTTCCAGTTAAAATACTAGGTCTATCAGGAATACCAGCTGCTGGTGATAAAGTAACAGTAGTACGCGATGATAAAAAAGCACGAGAAGTAGCAATTTATCGCCAAGGTAAATTTAGGGAAATAAAATTAGCACTGCAACAAAAATCAAAACTGGAAAAAATGGAAAACATGTTCGCTATCACTAAAAGTGAGGTATCTGAACTAAACATCGTGCTTAAATCTGACGTACAAGGTTCAGCTGAAGCAATCAGCAACGCATTGAAAAATTTATCAAACGATGAAGTAAAAGTAAAAATTATAGTTTCTGGTGTTGGTAGCATTAACGAAACTGACGTAACGTTAGCAGCAGCATCTAATGCTATTATACTAGGTTTTAATGTTCGTGCAGATAATTATGTTAACAAGCTTCTTGAATCAGAAAAACTAGAAATACGCTATTACTCAGTAATTTATGATCTACTTAATGAAGTAAAACAAGCGATGAATAGCATGCTATTACCAGCATACAAACAGGAAATAGTCGGGATAGCAAAAGTTAGTGATGTATTTAACTCACCCAAATTAGGTGTTATTGCTGGTTGTATAGTAACTGAAGGAGTAGTTAAATGTCACAACCCAATACGTATTTTGCGTAAAAACATAGTAATTTATAAAGGTGAAATAGAGTCATTAAGACATTTTAAAGATGATGTTAACGAAGTTCGTAATGGTCTTACATGCGGTATCGGAATCAAAAACTATAATAATATAATTTTAGGAGATGTAATCGAAGTTTTTAAAAATGTTGAAATCAAAAATACTATTGCCTGA
- the greA gene encoding transcription elongation factor GreA, producing the protein MNKIPMTIRGAEKLRKELEYLKNVCRPKITRSIADAREYGDLKENAEYHAAREQQVFCEGRIEKIEAKLFNAQVIDVTKLTPNGRVIFGATVSVENINNKEKQKYCIVGDDEADFKKNLISINSPIARGLIGKIEGDIVVIKTPNGIVEYKIIRVDYL; encoded by the coding sequence ATGAATAAGATTCCGATGACCATTCGCGGTGCTGAAAAACTCCGTAAGGAACTAGAATATCTCAAAAATGTTTGCAGACCTAAAATTACCAGATCTATTGCTGATGCTCGTGAATATGGTGATTTAAAAGAAAATGCTGAGTATCATGCTGCTAGAGAACAACAAGTATTTTGTGAAGGCAGAATAGAAAAAATAGAAGCTAAATTATTTAATGCGCAGGTTATAGATGTAACTAAGCTAACCCCTAACGGCAGAGTTATTTTTGGTGCTACAGTTAGTGTAGAGAATATTAATAATAAAGAAAAGCAAAAATACTGCATTGTTGGCGATGATGAAGCTGATTTTAAAAAAAATTTAATTTCTATTAATTCTCCTATAGCTCGCGGACTTATTGGCAAAATAGAAGGAGATATTGTAGTTATTAAAACTCCTAACGGTATAGTAGAATACAAAATTATTCGTGTTGATTATTTGTAA
- the nusA gene encoding transcription termination factor NusA encodes MNKEILAVVEAVSNEKSIPKDKLFEALETALVTATKKKYENEIDVRVSINHKSGDFNTFRRWIIVDKVTQPTLEITLEAAKMEDPLAKIGGYIEYQIESITFDRITTQTAKQVIIQKMREAERAIVINQFCNYEGKLITSLVKKVNRDNIILDLGSNVEALIGREDMLPHENFRPGDRIRGILYSIRPELRGAQLFVSRSRPEMLVELLRIEVPEISDEIIEIKAAARDPGSRAKIAVKTNDKRIDPIGACVGMRGARVQAVSKELNGERIDIVLWDNNPAKFVINAMAPADVVSIVVDEDKHTMDIAVEADNLAQAIGRNGQNVRLASQLSGWELNVITVEDMKLKHQAENNEAIDILTSNLHINKNLATVLVAAGFSSIEELAYVPLNELLEIKLLNEETIKMLREKAKNALTKLALAKQKNRIPAKDLLELQELDRCIAFNLAKYGVCNLQDLAEQSVEDISDIDGLSSEKAGEIIMAARNICWFRDNDK; translated from the coding sequence ATGAATAAAGAAATTCTGGCTGTTGTTGAGGCAGTGTCTAATGAAAAATCAATCCCCAAAGATAAACTTTTCGAAGCGCTAGAGACAGCATTAGTTACAGCAACTAAGAAAAAATACGAAAATGAAATTGATGTTCGCGTTAGCATAAATCACAAATCAGGTGATTTTAATACATTTCGTCGTTGGATTATTGTTGATAAGGTTACTCAACCTACTCTTGAAATTACACTTGAAGCGGCAAAAATGGAGGATCCACTAGCCAAAATAGGAGGCTATATAGAATATCAAATAGAATCAATTACATTTGATCGTATTACTACTCAAACTGCAAAACAAGTAATAATTCAGAAAATGCGTGAAGCAGAACGTGCAATTGTTATTAATCAATTTTGCAATTACGAGGGTAAACTTATAACAAGTTTGGTTAAAAAAGTTAATAGAGATAACATTATTCTAGATTTAGGAAGCAATGTTGAAGCATTAATTGGTCGTGAGGATATGCTTCCACATGAAAATTTCCGTCCTGGAGACCGTATACGCGGCATATTATATTCGATACGCCCAGAATTAAGAGGTGCACAACTTTTTGTAAGTAGATCACGTCCGGAGATGTTAGTAGAATTATTACGCATTGAGGTACCGGAAATAAGTGATGAAATAATTGAAATTAAAGCTGCTGCTAGAGATCCTGGTTCACGGGCAAAAATAGCAGTAAAAACAAACGATAAACGTATTGATCCGATCGGAGCTTGCGTAGGAATGCGTGGAGCACGAGTTCAAGCAGTTTCCAAAGAACTAAATGGAGAACGTATCGATATTGTACTATGGGATAATAATCCTGCTAAATTCGTTATTAATGCTATGGCTCCTGCTGATGTCGTTTCTATAGTAGTAGATGAAGATAAACACACAATGGATATCGCGGTAGAAGCAGATAATCTTGCTCAAGCTATTGGACGTAACGGACAAAACGTTAGATTAGCCTCCCAACTTAGCGGTTGGGAGCTAAATGTAATAACAGTAGAAGATATGAAGTTAAAACATCAAGCTGAAAACAATGAAGCTATCGATATCTTAACAAGTAATCTACATATTAATAAAAATTTGGCTACTGTACTAGTAGCAGCAGGTTTCTCTTCCATTGAAGAACTAGCCTATGTACCTTTAAATGAATTGTTAGAAATTAAATTGCTAAATGAAGAAACAATAAAAATGTTACGTGAAAAAGCAAAAAATGCACTTACTAAGCTTGCTTTAGCTAAGCAAAAAAACAGAATACCTGCTAAAGACCTGCTAGAGTTACAAGAACTTGATCGATGCATAGCATTTAACTTGGCAAAGTATGGTGTTTGTAATTTACAAGATCTTGCTGAACAAAGTGTCGAAGATATATCAGATATTGACGGTTTGAGTAGTGAAAAAGCAGGAGAGATAATTATGGCAGCGCGTAATATTTGCTGGTTTAGAGATAACGATAAATAA
- the secG gene encoding preprotein translocase subunit SecG has protein sequence MYRFLLIIFIVISIVLITLIMLQKIKGANNVSTSSSIGSSSTILGFKKSSNFVTRITFMLAALFFIISLILGKLNNKYILKKNGNKRSKKVTN, from the coding sequence ATGTATCGATTTCTATTAATTATTTTTATAGTAATATCTATCGTACTTATTACGCTGATTATGCTGCAAAAAATTAAAGGTGCTAATAATGTAAGTACTTCGTCAAGTATAGGATCATCTAGTACCATACTAGGTTTTAAAAAATCTAGTAATTTTGTAACTCGTATTACATTTATGCTAGCAGCGCTATTTTTCATTATTAGCTTAATACTAGGAAAGCTAAATAATAAATATATTTTAAAAAAAAATGGAAATAAAAGATCTAAAAAAGTTACCAACTAA